CTTGCCGCCCATGCTGTGGCCGACGAGCAGCCAGCGGGTGGCGCCGTGTCGGCGGATCTGCCGGGTGACCTGGCGGACCATGTCGTCGACGGTCACCCCGTCGGCCGTGGTGGCGTCGCCGAAGCCGGGCAGGTCGAGGGCGACCACCTCGAAGTCGTCACCCAGTGCATCGGTGAGGGGCCCGTACTCGAGACGGCTCATGCCGAGGGCATGCAGGCAGAACAGGGTGGGGCGGGTGGTGGTGGTGTCGCTGGTCACTCGGACTCCTCGGAGAAGACGTGGTGCCGGGCGACGTCCCCCGTCGTCCCGACTAGGACGACGCTACGTCCGGCCGCCGACATCGGGCCGAAAGAGGGCGTGCGGACCGTGCCGGTGGTACGACTGTCTGCCCGAGGACGGTGGTCGGCACGCTGGGAGGCGTACCCCGAGGAGGCGCGGGCGGCGGATGCTCAGGAGTCGCGCCTTGTGCGCGCCCCGCCGCCCCGGGAGGATGGGCGGATGGAAACCGTCATCATCGCCCTCATGGTCATCGGGTCGATCGTCGTCATCTTCGGCATCGTCTTCTTCCTGGTCGCGGCGGTGCTGCCCTCCCGTGCGCCGCGCGCCGACCGCCGCGGTCGCGGCGGACGCCCCGCCGCCCGCACCCGCTAGCCCGGGCCCGGGGCACGACGATGGACACGGGACTCGTCGTCCACCTCCAGCGTTGCGCGGCCCAGCTGGTGACCCGCCACGAGCTCCGCGACCGGTTCGACCTCGCGCGGACGGTCACGCACTCCGCAGACTTCCCGCGCCGCGCGGCTGCCGAACGGGCGGCCGACGAACTGCGCAGCTCGGGCTACGACGCCACGGTCACCCGGCACGGTCTGCTGGGGGCCGAGCTGCGGGCCAGCCGTGAGGACGCGCTCGACGACGACCGCGCCGTGACCTTCACCCGCGAGGTGTTCGACGTCGTGCAGAGAGCCGGCGGTCGGTACGACGGCTGGAGTGCCGAGGTCATCGCCGAAGCCCAGGCCTGAGCCGGCTGCCCCGTCTGTGCCCCCGCGTCGAACCACCGATGTGGTGTCGAACCGTCGATGTGCGTGGTTCGACACCACATCGGTGGTTCGACATCGGCTCCCGCCCTACGGCACGATCGCGTCGACGTAGCCGCCGTCGACCCGCAGCGCCCCGCCCGTCGTCGCCGAGGCGAAGCGCGAGCTGAGGTAGACCACCATGTTCGCGATCTCCTCCGGCTCGATCAGGCGCTGGATCAGCGACTGCGGCCGGTGCCTCAGCATGAACTCGTGCTGTGCCTCGTCCCAGGGCAGGTCGTCGCCGACCAGCTCGCGCACGAACTCCTCGACGCCACCCGTGTGCGTCGGCCCGGCGATGACGCTGTTGACCGTCACGCCCGAACCCGCCGCCGCCTTCGCGAACCCCCGTGACACCCCCAGCAGCGCCGTCTTCGACACCCCGTAGTGGATCATCTCGACCGGCGTCACGATCGCCGAGTCGCTCGCGATGTACTGCACCCGGCCCCAGCCGCGCTCCATCATGCCGGGCAGGTAGGCCCGCGTCAGCCGCACCGCCGACAGCACGTTCGTCTCGAAGTAGCGCCGCCACTCGTCGTCGTCGATGCTCAGGGCGTCGGCCGAGCCGAAGACGCCGAGGTTGTTCACCAGCACGTCGACCTCGGGGAAGGCCGCGACCGCCGCCTGGGCGCCCGTCTCGGTGGCCAGGTCGGCCGCGAGCGTGACGACCCGCGCCTCCCGGGTGTCGTCGTCGAGGGCGGCGAAGTCGGCGTCGCTCGCCAACGATTCGAGGAGGCGCGCCCGGGCCGCCCCCGTGGTCTCGGTCGAGCGTCCGTTCACGATGACGCGGGCCCCGGCTGCAGCCAGCCCCCGGGCGATCGCGAAGCCGATGCCCTGGGTCGATCCGGTGACGAGTGCGGTGGTGCCGTCGAGTTCGATCTTCATGGGTCCATCCTGCTGGCCCGCCCCCGGGTGCCTGCCGAGATGTCACGACTTGCCGCTCACCTTCGAACCTGAGCGGCAAGTCGTGACATCTCGACGCAGGGGGCAGGGGGCAGGGGGCAGGGGCAGGGGCGGGCTCAGCGGCGGCGGGGCACGACCATCGGCGACCCGGTCACGGGGTCCGGCACGACGACGCAGGGCAGGTCGAACACGTCGGTCACGAGCTGCTCGGTCAGCACCTCGGCCGGGGTGCCCGTCGCCACCACGTCGCCGTCGGCCATCACGATCAGGTCGGTCGCGTACCGCGCGGCCTGGTTGAGGTCGTGCAGCACCGCGACCACGGTCGTGCCCTGCCCGTGCAGCCGGGCGAACAGGTCGAGCAGGTCGTACTGGTGGGCGATGTCGAGGTAGGTCGTCGGCTCGTCGAGCAGCAGCACCGGGGTCTGCTGCGCGAGCGCCATCGCCACCCACACGCGCTGGCGCTGCCCGCCCGACAGTTCGTCGACCGGCACGTCGACCAGCTCGGTGAGGTCGGTCTCGGCCAGGGCCGCGTCGACGGCCTCGCGGTCGGTGCCGGTCCACTGCCGGAAGAGCCCCTGGTGCGGGTAGCGGCCACGCGAGACGAGTTCGGCGACCGTGATGCCGTCGGGTGCGGTCGAGGTCTGCGGCAGGAGGCCGACGATGCGGGCCACCTCTTTCGCCGGCACGCCCGCGAGCTCGCGTCCGTCGAGCAGGACCGACCCCGACCGGGGCTTCAGGAGGCGCGCGAAGGCCCTCAGCAAGGTCGACTTCCCGCAGGCGTTCGGCCCGACGATGACCGTGAACGAGCCGTCGCGCACGTCGGCGTCGACGGCCTCGCTCACCGTGCGCCGGTCGTAGGCGAGGTGCGCTCCGCGGGCGACGAGGAGGGAGGCGCGGGTCCCGTCGGAGGCGCGGGCGGCGTCGGTCGCACCGGTCACGTCGGTCGCACGGGTCGCGTCGGGCGCACCGGTCACGTCGGGAGCGGGCGGGCGGGTGGCGTCGTTCACGCGGACCTCCGGGATTCCGAGACGAGCAGCGTGATCAGGTAGATCCCACCGATCACGAGGGTGACGAGGCCGACCGGCACGGGGTTGGCGGCCACGTGCTGGGCGATCAGGTCGGCGACGAGCAGCAGCACCCCGCCGACGAGCCCGCCCGCGACGAGCGGCACCCCGGCCGAGCGCACCAGGCGTCGGGCGAGCTGCGGCGCGGCCAGGGCCACGAACGCGATCGGCCCGGTGCTGGCGGTCACGACGGCGGTCAGCGCGACGCCGACCACGACGAGCGCCAGGCGCGACCGTTCGGCGCTCAGGCCGTGCGACCGGGCGGCATCGTCGCCGAGCTCGAGCTGACGCAGCGGCCGCGACAACCCCATCACGAGCGGGGTCAGCACGACGAGCAGCACCAGCGCCGGGACGAGCTGCTGCCAGCCGACCAGCGCGAGCGAGCCCGCCCCCCAGAACGAGGCGGTCAGCGCCACCTCGGTCTGGGCGCGCAGCAGCAGCCAGCTGTTGACCGAGTGCAGCAGGGCCGTGACGCCGATGCCCACGATGATCAGCCGCAGTCCGTGCACGCCGCGGCGGTAGGCGAGCACGTAGACGACGAGGGCGGTCACGAGCCCGCCGATCAGGGCGCCGACGGCCGTGCCGATCGTCGAGGCCGCACCCGACACGATGACGACGATCGCCCCGGTGTAGGCGCCGGTCGAGAAGCCGATCACGTCGGGCGAGCCCAGCGGGTTGCGGGTCAGCGACTGGAAGATCGCGCCCGAGACGCCGAGCGCGGCGCCGAAGACGAGGGCCGCGAGGACGCGCGGTAACCGCCAGTTCAGCACGATGGTGGACGCGAACCCGTCGCCGCCGAACAGCGCCCGCACGACCTCGGGCGGGCTGAGCGGGTAGTCGCCGATGCCGAGGGCGACGATCGCGACGACGACGGCCACCACGACCAGCACCAGCGTCGCCGTGCGTCGCCGCCCGCCGGTCGAGCGCCACGAGCACAGGAGGCGCGGGCCGACACCCGGGGACGCCGACGTCGTCCGTGTACCCGGCGTCGTCCCCGTGCCAGGAGTCGTCCGTGTGCCCCGAGTCGAGCGCGTGCCCGGTTCGTCCGCCCGCGTCATGCGCCGCCCACCCGTCGGCGTCGGGCGATCGCGATCAGCACGGGAGCGCCGACGGCGGCCGTGACCAGCCCGGCGGCCAGCTCGCCCGGGGGAGCGACTACGCGACCGAGCACGTCGGCGAGCAGCAGCAGCACGGGCCCGAGCACGGCCGAGAGCGCGGTGATCCACGGCTGGCTGGGGCCGACGACGCCTCGGGCCGCGTGCGCGACCATGAGCCCCACGAACGCGATGGGCCCGACCACGGCGGTCGCGCCTCCGGCCAGCAGGGTGACGACGACCAACGAGACGACGCGGACGGCGGGCACCGAGACGCCGACCGACGCGGCGTGCTCGTCGCCGAGCGCGACGGCGTCGAGCGGACGCGAGGCGATCAGGGCGACGACGACCCCGGCCGCGACGAAGGGCAGCACGGTGACCACGGGCTCCCAGCCGCGGTCGGCGAGCGAGCCGACCTCCCAGGCGCGGACGGCGTCGAAGCGGCGGGGGTCGGCCAGCACGATCGACGAGGTGATGCCCGCGAGCACCGACCCGAGCGCGAGGCCGGCGAGGGTCAGGCGGGCGGGACCACCGCCTCCTCGTCCGGCGCCGCCGATCAGCGCGACGGCGACCGTCGCGACACCGGCGCCGACGAACGAGAACCAGACCCAGCCGCTCGCCGAGGTGACCCCTGCGAAGCCGACCGCGAGAGCGACGGCGAAGGCGCTGCCCGAGGTGACGCCGAGGATGCCCGGGTCGGCCAGCGGGTTGCGCGTCACGGCCTGCACGACGGCGCCGGCGACCCCGAGCCCGGCGCCGGCCACGATCGCGGCGACCGTGCGCGGCAGGCGGAGGTCGAGCACGGCGGTGGCGTCGGCCGTGTCGCGGCTCGCGGCCCCGGTGAGGATGCGCAGGACCTCGTCGAGGGCGACCGGCCGCGCGCCGACGGCGAGGCCCAGCACGACGGCGAGGGCCAGCAGGGCCAGGGCGGCCAGGAGGGCGAGGAGGCGCGTGCGGGTGCGCCGGGAGCCTCGCGTCGGTCGCGGGGCACGGCCGACCGTGAGCGCTCGGGGCATCGCCATGATGATTAGCTTAGGCTACCCTCACTTGGAGTCCTGTCGGGCGGCGCCCGCCGTGACACCCGGCACCCGACCTCCCGCCCGACACCACGTCACAGCACCGACGTCACAGCCCTGAGGAACACATGCGCAAGACACTCTCGATCGCCGCCGCCGTGGCGGTCGCCACCCTCGCCCTGGCCGGCTGCTCGGCCGACACCGACTCCGACGACGCCGCCGGCGGCGCCTCGGGCGGGTCGGGCGCGTTCCCCGTCTCGATCGAGACGAAGTTCGGCGAGGTCACCGTCGAGAAGAAGCCGACGCGCGTCGTCGCGCTGGGCTGGGGCGACGCCGAGGCGGCGCTCGCGCTGGGCGTGCAGCCCGTCGGGGCGTCGGACTGGCTGGCCTTCGGCGACGAGGCCGACGGCGTCGGCCCCTGGGCGCAGGGTCTCTACGACCAGGCCCCCGAGATCATCGGCACCCTGGAGCCCTCCTACGAGGCCATCGCGGCCCTCGAGCCCGACGTGATCCTCGACACCAAGAGCTCGGGCGACCAGGAGCGTTACGACCGCCTGTCGAGCATCGCCCCGACCGTCGGCGTGCCCGAGGGCGGCGACAGCTACCTGACCGACTTCGACGACCAGATGGAGCTCGTGTCGAAGGCGCTCGGTGAGGAGGCCAAGGGCGAGCAGCTCGTCGACGAGAACGAGAAGGCCGTCGAGGCCGTCGCCGCCGCCCACCCCGAGTGGAAGGGCAAGACGATCACCGCCGCCACGAAGACCAGTGAGGGCTGGGGCGCCTACGTCGAGGACAGCGAGCGGGTCGACCAGCTCGAGGCGCTCGGCTTCGAGCAGAACCCCGCCATCTCGGCGCTGCAGCCGAACGCCGGTGGCTTCTCGGTGTCGATCTCGAGCGAGCAGCTCGACCAGATCGACGCCGACGTCATCGTGGCGTTCCCGATCTACATCGACACCACCGAGATCACCGACGACCCGCAGTGGAAGGCCCTGTCGGCCGTGCAGGACGGCCACGCGGTCGTCATCGACGGTGACGTCGCCGCCGCGTACTCGCTCGGCTCGGCCCTGTCGCGTCAGTACGCGCTGGACAAGCTGGTGCCGCTGCTCGAGGGCGCCACGAAGTAGTCGCCGCGCCCGCGCCTGTCGCGGTTCGTGCCGCGACGAGCAGAGCGGGCGGGTTCGTCCGATGTGGGCGTCGTCGGACGCCCGCATCGTCCGGACCCGCCCGTTTCTGCGTGTTCGACAGCACCCGGGTGTGCCAGATCGCTGCAGAGGGTGAAAGATGTTCTGGTGACCCACGAGCTGCACGACCTGATGACCCCCGAGAAGAACGTCCAACGCATCATGTGGACCGGCACGATCTGGTTCGTCGCCGCGGTCGGCAGCGTGGCGGTGGCCCTGGGGCTGCTGCTCTCGTCCGGCTGGCGTCCGGCGTTGCTCTCGGCCGGTGTGGCCACGCTGTTCTGGGTCGGTGCCGCGCTCGTCGCCCTGAGCGTCGGCCTGATCGGCTGGTCGGGCTGCCCGATCCTCGAGGTCGACGTCCCCACGGCGGACCGCAACAAGACCCGCACCATGCAGGCCGGCACGATGCTCTTCATCGTCGGCGGTGCCGCCGCGCTGCTCGCCGTCCTGCTCGGCCCCGCGAGCTGAGCCCCGCGAGCTGAGCCCCGCCAGCCGAGCGGGGGACACCTCACGACGACCCGTCACTAGGGTGGCGCGAATGAGCGAACACGAGCCCACGACGACGGCCACCGCCGTGCCGGGCCCCGACTGGACCGAGCACGTCGTGTGGTGGCACGTGTACCCCCTGGGATTCGTCGGGGCGGACACGACGGGAGCGGACCGCTCGCCGGCACCGCGCCTCCTCGATCTCGTGCCCTGGCTGGACCACCTGCTGGCGCTCGGCGCCAACGGGCTCGCCCTCGGGCCGGTCTTCGCGTCGTCGACCCACGGCTACGACACGATCGACTGGTTCACGGTCGACCCGCGCCTCGGCACCGAGGCCGATCTCGTCACCCTGATCGAGGCCGCCCACGCGAAGGGCGTGAAGGTCATGCTCGACGGCGTCTTCAACCACGTCGGCCCCGAGTTCCCCGCACTGGTCGAGGCCCGTCGTGACCCCGACTCCCGCGAGGCCTCGCTGTTCCGACGCGAGGCCGACGGCAGCCTGGGCACCTTCGAGGGGCACGGCGGGCTGATCGCCCTCGACCACTCGTCACCCGAGGTGGCCCGCACGGTGACCGACGTCCTGATCCACTGGGCCGACCGCGGCGCCGACGCCTGGCGCCTCGACGCCGCCTACTCGGTGCCCTCGGAGTTCTGGGCGACCGTGCTGCCCCCGCTGCGCGAGCGGCACCCCGACGTGTACGTCGTCGGCGAGGTGCTGCACGGCGACTACGCCGCGGCCGTCCGCGACGGAGGCCTCGACTCGGTCACCCAGTACGAACTGTGGCAGGGCGTCTGGCACGCCCTGGCCGAGGTCAACCTGTTCGAGCTCGAGTGGGCGCTGCAGCGGCACGACGGGTTCCTCGACGACTTCGTGCCGCTGACCTTCGTCGGCAACCACGACGTCACGCGCATCGCCAGCCAGATCGACGACGAGCGCCACCACGACCACGCGATCGTGCTGCTCTTCACGCTCGGCGGCACGCCGTCGGTCTACTACGGCGACGAGTTCGGGTTGCGGGCCGTCAAGGAGGCGCGGGTCGGCGGCGACGACGCCGTGCGTCCCGCGTTCCCCTCGACGCCTGCCGAGGCTCCGGGTGCCGGCGTGCCGGACGCCCTCCCCGAGGTCCTCGCCCTGCACCAGGAACTGATCGGCGTGCGACGCCGGCACCCGTGGCTGCACACCGCCCGCAGCCGCACCGTGTCGGTCGCGAACGAGTCGCTCGTGCTCGAGGTGCGCGGGGTCTCGTCCGACCAGGCGCTGGTCGTCGCACTCAACCTCGGCGACGACGAGCTGCGCGTGGCGGACCCCGCCCCGGGCGAATGGCTGGCCGGCCGGGACGCCGGCCTCGACGGTGACGTCCTGTCGGTGGGGCCGCACGGCTGGGCGGTCGTCGCGCGCGCCTGACCCGGCCCGCGCCTCCCGGGGTCGCCGGTCGAGGTCGTCCGTCGCTCGTGGGCATCCCCTGGGAGTCGCGACGAACCCGGCCGGGCCGTCGCTACCGTGCCACGCATGGCTAAGACACGAGAGCTACTCATGACCTCGACCCTCGCCGTCGGTGCGCTGGTCGCCGCCACCGGGTGCACGTCCGACCCCGCCGTCACGGCCCCGACGGCCGCGAGCACGGGCTCGCCGAGTGCCACCGCGACGGCTGCCACCCCGGCCGACGCGCAGCAGGCCTCCGCCGAGCAGGCGATCGTCGTCCGCTACCTCGACGCGATCGCGGACGACGACACGGCCGCCGCGTGGGCTCTGCTCAGCCCCGAGGCGCAGCAGTTCTACGGCACCGAGCAGACCTTCGCGTCGTCCTCGCCGAGCGACGGGACGGTCACGCCCGACGAGGCGGCCGTCCTGGCCGACGCCGAACTCGCCTCCGCCGAGGGCCCCGAGGGCGCCTTCACCCTGGTGAGCGCCACGACCGACGACCTCGCCGACGCCTGGGTCGTACGCGAGACCTCCGACGGCCTCCGCGTCGACGACGCCGGCGTGCCGCCGACCGGTGACTCGCTCTACGAATGGGACAACCCGGCCGCCGGCGCCGAGGACCAGACCGCAGGAGGCGCGGCGTACGACACCACGGCCCCCGCGTCGATCTCGTTCGCCAGCCCGCAGAGCCAGGACCAGACCGAGCCGAGCGTCGTCGGCTACCCCGACACGCTCTGGGTCTTCCTCGACGGGCAGCAGCTGCCGTCGATCGAGGCCGTGTCGGCCGGCTCGGGCAAGCGCTTCACGACGGAGGTCGGCGCGTCGAGCGGGGCCGGCCGCGGCCTCACCGTCGTGTGGCAGACGGGTGCCGACTCGCTCGGCTGGCGCAGCAGCACCGTCCTGCTCTGAGGTCTGAGCTCTGAGGCCCGAGGTCCCAGTTCCGTGCTCGCGCTCGTGACGGCCGGCCGCACCTCGTCCTCGCCGCCCCATGAACCCGGTTTCGAACGATGAACCCAGAAGCTCGTGGGTTCATCGTTCGAAACCGGGTTCATGGGCGTGCGGCAGCCGTGCCGCCGCGGGCCACGGACAGTCGCGCGGCGGACGGCGGCGGGCAGCCGGGCCCTGCTCAGCGGCGGCGCAGCAGCGCCATCGCCTCGAGGTGCGGCGTCTGCGGGAACATGTCGAACACGCGCGTGGTGACCACGTCGAACGACGGCATGGCGTCCAGGTCGCTCGCCAGGGTGACGGGGTTGCAGCTCGAGTAGACGACGTGCTCGACGTCCGACTCCTCGAGCCAGCCGGCCAGCGTGGCGCCGATGCCGCGTCGCGGCGGGTTGACGATGACCAGCTCGGGAGGCGCGGTGCCGCTCCCCGGGGACCCCGGCTCCGCGGATGCGGATGCGGACGCGGATGCCGACGCGGTCGTCGCGAACCGGGTCGCGTCGTCCGCCGCGAAGCGCACGTGCTCGAGGCCTGCTCGACGGGCGCTGCGCCGGGCGCTGGCCACCGCCTCCTCGCTGGTCTCGATGCCGACGACCTCGCGGTGCCCGTGCCGACTCGTCCGGCCGGCGCCCGGGCGCGCGACGTGCAGGGCGAACCCTCCGACGCCGCAGTAGAGGTCCCACACGGTGGCCGGGTCGATCGTGTCGACCCACTCGGCGGCCTGCGCGTACAGCCCGGCCGCGATCGCCGTGTTCGTCTGGAAGAAGCTCTGCGGGCGCAGCTCGAGGTCGACCCCGCCGAGCTGCATGGTGAGCGTCTCGCGGTCGGTCAGCACGATCTCGTCGGCGCCCTCGAGCACGGCCTTGTGCTCGGGCAGCAGGTTGACCGACACGACCGCCACCTGCGGCAGGGCCTCGAGCAGCCAGGGCAGCTCGGCCCGTAGCCGCGGCAGGGCCTGCTCGCTCCGCAGCACGAAGCGCACCATGAGCTCGCCCGAGGGTGACTCGGTCACGTGCACGTACTTCGCCTCGCCGCGGCGTTTCGGCACGTCGTACGGCAGGAGGCGCGCGCGGGTCACGAACGCCGCCAGCGTCGGCAGCACCTCCTGGATGCCCGCCGTGTGCAACCCGCACCCGCGCAGGTCGACGCCCTGCCCGCGTCCGTCGAGGATGCCGAGCGTCGGCTCGTCGATCGTGCCGCCGACGACCATCTTCGCCTTGTTGCGGAACCCCGACTCGGGGCTGGTCAGCGTCGGCAGCCAGGCCGCGGGGGAGTGGCGCTCGCCGAGGAGGTCGCGGACGCGCGCCTCCTTCTCGGCGACCTGCACCGGGTAGGGGCGGTCGAGGAGCGTGCACGAACGGCACAGTCCCGCGTCGAAGTAGTCGCACTGCATGGCGGGCCGAGTCTAGGCGAGGGGCGCCGGGTGGCGGCCCGCGCCTCCTCGGCTGCCCCGCCCCTCGCGTCGAGATGTCACGACTTGCCGCTCAGGTCCGGACGTGAGCGGCACGTCGTGACATCTCGGCGGGATGCGGCCCGGGTCAGAGCTGGGTGATGCCGCGGACGAGGGCGAGGGCGCTGCCGACTGCGGCGAGCGTCAGGACGAGGATGCGGCCGACCCGGGCCGGCACGACCTTGCTGAGGTGGTGCCCGACGAACGCGCCGACGAACAGCAGGCCGAGGGCTCCCGCCCACACGGGGATCGGCTCGGAGGGGATGCCCTTCGTCAGCACCGAGGTCAGGTTGACCGCCAGCAGGAACACCTGGCCGGTGCCCACGAAGACCTCGCGCGGCCACCGGTCGCTCGTCGCGTGCACCGTGAGCGCCGGGCCGCCGACGCCGGCCGTCACGTTCATGAAGCCGCCCAGTGCCCCGGCGGCGACGGCCCCGACCCGGCCGGGCAGGAGGCGCGCGCGGCTCGAGAACGCCATCACCAGCACTCCGACCAGGGCCAGGGCGCCCACCGCGATGGTCAGCGGACCGGTCGGGGCGGTCTGCACGACCCACGCGCCGATCGGGATCGTCACGAGCGCGGGCAGGACGAGGAGGGCCGCCGTCCGCCACCGCACCGTGCGCCAGGTGCTCGCCAGCACGACGAGCGCGAGCACGGCGGCGAGGGCGTTGCCGACCGAGACGCCAGCCTCGGGGCCGAGGACCACGACGAGCAGGGGTGCGGCGGTGAGCGCGAAGCCGATGCCCGCCATGCGCTGCGTCAGGGCGCCGACCACGATGGCCGCGGCGGCGAGGGCGAGCGTCAGCGGGGTCACGCCGCCACGCTACCGGGCGTGGGTGCGGAGGCGCGGCGCTGTGCCAGCAACGGGCCACGACGCCAGGCGGTGAGCACAGCGCCAGGACTAGTCGTGGCGCTGTGCCCATCTCGTGGTGTTGTGCGGCGTCAGTAGGGTGGCGGCATGACCGACTCGTCGAAGACCGTCCAGTTGCGCCGCTACGAGCTCGTCGAGGGGGTGCTCGACGACTTCGTCGCCTGGTTCACCTGGACGCTGATCCCCGCCCGGCTGTCCGAGGGCTTCGAGATCGAGTTCGCCTACGCCGACCGCGACGCGAACCAGTTCGTCTGGGCCGTCAGCACCCCGGGCGACGCCGCGCGGTTCGCCGAGGTCGAGGCCGCCTACCTGCAGTCCGAGGCGCGCGCCGCGGCGTTCGCCGGCCAGCCCGTGCGGGTGGCGACGCAGCACGTCACGCTCGTCGAGCCCGTCGCCTGACCGCCCCGCCCGACGACACCGCCGAGTGGACAGGACGCCGCCGAACACCGCGGTGTCTCGTCCACTCGGCGGTGCCCCGTCAGCACGGCCGACGTCGGTGCGGTGACGGCTCCGGGCAGGCCCGACTAGAGGGCGTCGACGAACATCTGGGTCGCGAGCGGCACGTTCGTGGCGTTCGACGACGGGTCCCAGCCGACGACCGCGACGGCGTCGCCGCCGACGCGGGCGGTCAGGCCGACCAGGGTGAAGCTGCCGCCGCCGACGGTGCCCGTGACGCGCCAGCCGAGCGATTCGTCGGTGCCCGTGAGGGTCGGCTCGGTGGTCTCGACCGTGGTCTGCACGGGCTGGCCCTGCATCGTGAAGAGGGCGGTGCCGTCCGCGCAGCGGGTCAGGGCGTCGGACGCCTCGGCGACCAGGGCCGAGGCCGCGTCGTCGTCACCCGTGCTCGCGACGACGGCGGTCATCGAGCGGTCGTTGCTCGTGCCGAACTCGAGCGCACCGTCGGGGGCGGCGTCGTCCCAGCCGACGCCGAACGGGGCGAGGCAGCTCGGGTCGCTCGCGGTCAACCCCGGGTAGACCGAGTCGAGCAGCTGGTCGGTCGTGTCGAACTCGTCGGGCACGAACTGGATGCCCGTGAAGACGGACGCCAGTTCGGCGTCCGAGAGGGCGGCCGAGGAGGCGTCGGCGGTCGCCGTGGCCGACGGGCTCGCCGCGGTGGTGGCGCTCGGCGTCGTGGTCGGCTCGTCGCCGGCACCCCCTGAGCACCCGGTCAGCAGCAACACGAGAGCGGCGGCCCCGACGGGCAGCGTGATCCTGATCGACATGTCGTCCCCTCCGTCCGGGCACCCCCGTGGCCCCGCGACGCCCCGAGGCTATCAGCGGGTCGTGGCGTCGTGAGGCTCGTCCCGGGCTCCGGGGTCGGCGCGCGCGTGCTGTTCGAGACGGACGTTCGCGGCGGTCGCGGCCGCGGTCATCCGCGAGAGGAAGTCCAGGACGACCCGCGCCTCCTCGGCCGTGGTGGCCTTGAGGGCGCCGGCGATCTCGGCGCCGGAGAACGCCAGGAACCGACCGCTCTCGGCCCGCGCGCCGTCGGTGGGACGGAGGGTCACCCGTCGCCGGTCGCTGCTCTCGCGGTGCCGACCGACGTGCCCTGCCGCCTCGAGCCGGTCGATCAACACCGTCGTTGCGCCCGAGGTCATGCCGATCCGTCGCGAGAGCCGAGCAGGCGAGAGCGGTTCGCCGGCCTGCTCGGCCCAGACGATCTGGCCGAGGGCGTTGGCGTCCGACCCGGGCAGGCGCATCCAGGACGACAGATGGCGGGTGAGCTCGTCGAAGGTGACGGCCCAGTCCCGCAAGCCATGCATCACGGCGACCTCACCCTCGGACCATTCCGCGCTCAACGGGTCGATCTCGTCCATGCCTCAACCTTTACTGTGTAGTAGCTTTACTGTAAAGCACGGAGGTGCGGCGAGCGATCGCGAGCACGTCACCTCCCCGACGAGGACGGACGAGGGACGACATGACCGCACCGCACGCAGTGATCTCCGGAGCCAGCATCGCAGGACTCTCGGCCGCCTGGTGGCTGCGCCGGACCGGTTGGGCCGTGACGGTCGTCGAACGGGCGCCGGCCTTCCGCGACGGCGGCCAGAACGTCGACGTCCGTGGCGTCGCGCGCGAGGTCCTCGACCGCATGGGACTCGTCGAGGCGGTCCGGCGTGTCAACACGACCGAGACGGGCGCCGTGCTCGTCGACCGGGACGGCGCGGTCACCGCAGAGCTGCCGTCCGACGGTGCGGACGGCGCCACCGCCGAGCTCGAGGTGCTGCGCGGCGACCTCGCTCGGACGATCCTCGACGCGCTTCCGGACGGGGTGCAGTTCGTCTACGGCGAGACCGTCGAGGACGTCGACGACACGGACGGCGGTCTGGCCCCGGGGCGGGTGACCATCCGGACGAGCACCGGCCGC
This genomic interval from Frigoribacterium sp. Leaf415 contains the following:
- the rlmC gene encoding 23S rRNA (uracil(747)-C(5))-methyltransferase RlmC, encoding MQCDYFDAGLCRSCTLLDRPYPVQVAEKEARVRDLLGERHSPAAWLPTLTSPESGFRNKAKMVVGGTIDEPTLGILDGRGQGVDLRGCGLHTAGIQEVLPTLAAFVTRARLLPYDVPKRRGEAKYVHVTESPSGELMVRFVLRSEQALPRLRAELPWLLEALPQVAVVSVNLLPEHKAVLEGADEIVLTDRETLTMQLGGVDLELRPQSFFQTNTAIAAGLYAQAAEWVDTIDPATVWDLYCGVGGFALHVARPGAGRTSRHGHREVVGIETSEEAVASARRSARRAGLEHVRFAADDATRFATTASASASASASAEPGSPGSGTAPPELVIVNPPRRGIGATLAGWLEESDVEHVVYSSCNPVTLASDLDAMPSFDVVTTRVFDMFPQTPHLEAMALLRRR
- a CDS encoding MarR family winged helix-turn-helix transcriptional regulator; protein product: MDEIDPLSAEWSEGEVAVMHGLRDWAVTFDELTRHLSSWMRLPGSDANALGQIVWAEQAGEPLSPARLSRRIGMTSGATTVLIDRLEAAGHVGRHRESSDRRRVTLRPTDGARAESGRFLAFSGAEIAGALKATTAEEARVVLDFLSRMTAAATAANVRLEQHARADPGARDEPHDATTR
- a CDS encoding sulfite exporter TauE/SafE family protein encodes the protein MTPLTLALAAAAIVVGALTQRMAGIGFALTAAPLLVVVLGPEAGVSVGNALAAVLALVVLASTWRTVRWRTAALLVLPALVTIPIGAWVVQTAPTGPLTIAVGALALVGVLVMAFSSRARLLPGRVGAVAAGALGGFMNVTAGVGGPALTVHATSDRWPREVFVGTGQVFLLAVNLTSVLTKGIPSEPIPVWAGALGLLFVGAFVGHHLSKVVPARVGRILVLTLAAVGSALALVRGITQL
- a CDS encoding alpha-amylase family glycosyl hydrolase — protein: MSEHEPTTTATAVPGPDWTEHVVWWHVYPLGFVGADTTGADRSPAPRLLDLVPWLDHLLALGANGLALGPVFASSTHGYDTIDWFTVDPRLGTEADLVTLIEAAHAKGVKVMLDGVFNHVGPEFPALVEARRDPDSREASLFRREADGSLGTFEGHGGLIALDHSSPEVARTVTDVLIHWADRGADAWRLDAAYSVPSEFWATVLPPLRERHPDVYVVGEVLHGDYAAAVRDGGLDSVTQYELWQGVWHALAEVNLFELEWALQRHDGFLDDFVPLTFVGNHDVTRIASQIDDERHHDHAIVLLFTLGGTPSVYYGDEFGLRAVKEARVGGDDAVRPAFPSTPAEAPGAGVPDALPEVLALHQELIGVRRRHPWLHTARSRTVSVANESLVLEVRGVSSDQALVVALNLGDDELRVADPAPGEWLAGRDAGLDGDVLSVGPHGWAVVARA